A genomic window from Nicotiana sylvestris chromosome 11, ASM39365v2, whole genome shotgun sequence includes:
- the LOC138881940 gene encoding uncharacterized protein: MRVAEMKMLRWMCGRTKQDRIKNEAIRDRVGVASVEDKMWESWLRWFEHVRRRSIDAPVRRCERLLVMESLRSGRGRPKKYWGEVIRQDIVLLQLTEDMTLDRRV; encoded by the coding sequence ATGAGAGTAGCAGAGATgaagatgttgagatggatgtgtgggcgtACCAAGCAAGATAGGATTAAGAATGAAGCTATTCGGGACAGAGTGGGAGTAGCctccgtggaggacaagatgTGGGAGTCGTGGCTGAGATGGTTCGAACATGTTAGGAGAAGAAGCATTGATGCCCCtgtcaggaggtgtgagaggttgttGGTCATGGAGAGTTTGAGAAGTggtcgaggtaggcctaagaagtactgGGGAGAAGTGATTAGACAGGACATAGTGCTGCTTCAACTCactgaggacatgacacttgataggagggtgtga
- the LOC138881941 gene encoding uncharacterized protein: MVVTEAKTAAFARLYEELGNKGGEKKLRQFAKVCENDAIVRRFTIKHTPQQNGVAERMNRTLLEKVRCKLSNAGLGKEFWAEAVTYACHLINHLLSAAVDGKTPFEKWYGKPVVDYDSLHVFGSTAYYHVTESKLDPRAKKAIFIGITSGVKGYLLWCPMTKKNYVGFGSTVGFGTSSDGNLEEEIYMTQPEGFKVAGKENMEYLKRVLQRVGIDEKTKPVSTPLAPQFNLSTTMSPKDEAEREYVSNLPYANVVGNLMYSMICTRPDISQAVGVISRYMHNPGKEHWQAVK; the protein is encoded by the exons atggtagtgacggaggcaaagacggcagcttttgctcgtttgtatgaggaactagggaacaaaggcggggagaagaaatTACGCCAAttcgctaag gtatgtgaaaatgaTGCCATTGTCCGACGCTTCACTATCaaacatacaccacaacagaatggagtggcagaacgtatgaaccggaccttgttGGAGAAAGTACGGTGTAAGTtatccaatgctggcttgggcaaagaattttgggctgaggcagttacatatgcatgccacctcattaatcacTTACTATCTGCTGCtgttgatggcaagacaccatttgaaaaatggtatggaaagcctgttgtagattatgactctttgcacgtgtttggctcaactgcatattatcatgtgacagagtcaaaattggatccaagggcaaaaaAGGCTATTTTTAtaggaattacttctggagtcaaaggatatctcttatggtgtcctatgacaaagaaa aattatgttggctttggtagcacagttggatttggaactagttcagatggaaaTTTGGAGGAGGAAAtatacatgactcagccagaaggattcaaagttgctggaaaagaaaatatg GAATATTTAAAAAGAGTATTACAACGTGTTGGCATAGAtgaaaagactaagccagttagtactccacttgctccccaatTTAatctaagtactactatgtcgccaaaggatgaagctgaacgagagtatgtGTCAAAtttaccatacgcaaatgttgttggtaacTTGATGTATTCAATGatctgtacgagacctgacatttcacaagctgttggagttattagcagatatatgcataatccaggaaaggagcattggcaagctgtgaagtga
- the LOC138881943 gene encoding uncharacterized protein: MSNENQTNGIVAGMGATVTSVAASSSRSTPAHAMAPAEKPEKFSDIDFKHWQMKMLFYLTTLSLQRFIKEDPPVLAEGTPDDERFVVTEAWKHSDFLCKNYILSCLEDSLYNFYSVMETSKALWNALEKKYKIEDAGLKNCVAARFLDFKMLDTRSVITQVQELQVIVHDLLAEGMVINEAFQVAAFIEKLPPLWKDFKNYLKHKQKEMALEDLIVRLRTEEDNKMLKRSHVETRQ; this comes from the exons ATGTcgaatgaaaaccaaactaatggaaTTGTTGCAGGAATGGGTGCTACTGTTACGAGTGTTGCTGCCTCGTCAAGCCGTTCAACTCCTGCTCATGCTATGGCACCAGCAGAAAAACCCGAAAAGTTTTCCGATATTGACTTCAAACATTGGCAAATGAAGATGCTCTTCTATCTGACTACGTTGAGTTTGCAGCGAttcatcaaggaggatcctccAGTCCTGGCTGAAGGCACTCCGGATGACGAACGATTTGTGgtaactgaagcatggaaacattctgatttcttgtgcaaaaactacatTTTGAGTTGTTTGGAAGATAGCTTGTACAATTtctatagtgtcatggaaacttcaaaagcatTATGGAATGcgcttgagaagaagtacaagattGAGGATGCCGGACTTAAGAATTGCGTGGCTGcaaggtttttggatttcaagatgcTTGATACTAGGTCGGTCATaactcaagtccaagaattacaagtcattgtgcatgatctccttgctgaag gtatggtcataaatgaggcctttcaagtcGCCGCTTTCATTGAGAAgttacctccgttgtggaaggacTTTAAAAACTATCTAAAACATAAGCAGAAGGAGATGGCACTTGAAGACTTGATTGTTCGTTTGAGGACAGAAGAAGACAACaaaatgctgaaaagaagtcacgtggaAACTCGACAATAA
- the LOC104221015 gene encoding receptor-like protein Cf-9 homolog, with product MKLAKTCFLLILTSLVPQRSSSCSSTIQTYLLLSQNNLSGQIASTICNLKTVQLLDLGSNNLQGTIPECLGEMDRTYVLDLSNNNFSGTIQANFSIGNRFRVIKLHGNKLEGKVPRSLINCKYLELLDLGNNELNDTFPKWLGILSNLKILNLRSNKLHGSIRASRNENLFAQLQIMDLSSNEFSGNLPANLFENFQAMKRIDENRTTPRFVGDEFDSVTITTKGLDLVKFQVLLEISSDFVLDTFGNSSYQENVGLRGFPLSRGCGDDGVTEATTPVVLDQGEDEDSSMISWQADGCRIGTQNRYKNEKTQEKILVCRGFKSNKLLEMQI from the exons ATGAAACTAGCTAAA ACTTGCTTTCTCCTCATCCTTACCTCACTTGTGCCCCAAAGATCAAGCTCTTGCTCTTCTACAATTCAAACATATCTTTtactttctcaaaataatctcagtGGACAGATTGCTTCAACCATCTGCAATCTTAAAACAGTGCAGTTGCTAGATCTGGGAAGTAATAATTTACAGGGAACAATCCCAGAATGTTTGGGCGAGATGGATAGAACTTATGTTTTGGATTTAAGCAATAATAATTTTAGTGGGACAATTCAAGCAAATTTTAGTATTGGAAACCGATTCAGAGTCATTAAATTGCATGGGAATAAGTTAGAGGGAAAAGTCCCAAGATCTTTGATCAATTGCAAGTATTTGGAACTACTTGATTTAGGTAACAATGAGTTGAACGACACTTTTCCAAAATGGTTGGGAATCCTATCAAATTTGAAGATATTAAATTTAAGATCAAATAAGTTGCATGGGTCCATCAGAGCTTCAAGGAATGAAAACTTGTTTGCACAACTTCAAATTATGGATCTTTCATCCAATGAATTTAGTGGGAATTTACCAGCAAATCTTTTTGAGAACTTTCAAGCTATGAAACGAATTGATGAGAACAGGACCACACCAAGGTTTGTAGGAGATGAATTTGATTCTGTGACCATTACAACAAAGGGATTGGATCTT GTCAAATTCCAAGTACTATTGGAGATCTCATCGGACTTCGTACTTGATACTTTTGGGAACAGTTCATACCAAGAGAATGTTGGGTTACGTGGATTTCCACTCTCAAGAGGCTGTGGTGATGATGGAGTAACAGAAGCGACAACTCCAGTTGTGCTAGATCAAGGAGAAGACGAAGATTCATCAATGATCAGTTGGCAAGCG GATGGTTGTAGAATTGGAACACAGAATCGTTACAAGAATGAAAAAACACAAGAAAAGATATTAGTGTGTCGAG GTTTCAAGTCTAATAAGTTGCTGGAGATGCAAATATAA
- the LOC104213405 gene encoding secreted RxLR effector protein 161-like, with amino-acid sequence MSPKDEAEREYMSKVPYANVVGSLMYAMVCTRPDISQTVGVISRYMHNPRKEHWQAVKWILRYIHNTVNVGLVFEEEGNQSVIGYCDSDFAGDLDKRRSTTGYVFSFVKAPISWKSTLQSTVVLSTTEAEYMAITEVVKEAIWLQGLLKELGVEQKSIIIFCDSQSAIQLAKNQVYHARTKHIDVRYHFVREIIEEGGVTEKEIHTTENLADMRQRW; translated from the coding sequence atgtcgccaaaagatgaagctgaacgagagtatatgtcaaaggtaccatacgcaaatgttgttggtagcttgatgtatgcaatggtctgtacgagacctgacatttcacaaactgttggagttattagcagatatatgcataatccaagaaaggagcattggcaagctgtgaagtggattctacggtatattcataatactgtaaatgttgggttagtttttgaggaGGAAGGCAATCAGTCTGtaattggatattgtgactcggattttgcgggtgatctggacaaacgaagatcaactactggttatgtgttttcTTTTGTAAAGGCACCAATTAGTTGGAaatctactttgcagtcaacagttgttttgtctacaacagaggcagagtacatggctattacagaggttgtgaaagaggcaatttggcttcaggggttgctaaaagagcttggtgttgaacaaaaaagtATCATAATTTtctgtgatagtcaaagtgctattcaattagcgaagaaccaagtttatcatgcaaggacgaaacacattgatgttcggtatcattttgtacgagaaatcatagaagaaggtggagtcacggagaaggaaattcatactacagagaatcttGCTGATATgcgacaaaggtggtga